Proteins from one Natrinema salinisoli genomic window:
- a CDS encoding metal-dependent hydrolase, which produces MWPWEHAIVGYVVYSLLSHVVFRDSPGGLDAFTVVFASVLPDLIDKPLAWEFGVFDAGYALGHSLFFLVPLSIAVGTITHAAGRPRTGVALAIGSLLHPLGDLLYTYLSEGVVYLEIVLWPVATVPSSSPSQGFLESFAMLFGRYLQEILAGDVSTYVRLQFGLAAFAFLLWLYDGVPVLREFLSGCQRLVLVRNGSERDG; this is translated from the coding sequence ATGTGGCCGTGGGAACACGCGATCGTCGGCTATGTCGTCTATTCACTGCTCAGCCACGTCGTCTTCCGGGACTCTCCCGGCGGACTCGACGCGTTCACGGTCGTCTTCGCGTCGGTTCTCCCGGATTTGATCGACAAACCGCTCGCGTGGGAGTTCGGCGTCTTCGACGCCGGCTACGCGCTCGGACACTCGCTGTTTTTCCTCGTCCCGCTCTCGATCGCCGTCGGTACGATCACGCACGCGGCCGGCCGTCCACGAACGGGAGTCGCCCTCGCGATCGGGTCCCTCTTGCACCCGCTGGGTGATCTCCTGTACACCTATCTCAGCGAGGGTGTGGTTTATCTCGAAATCGTACTCTGGCCGGTCGCGACCGTCCCGTCGAGCTCTCCCAGTCAGGGGTTCCTCGAGTCGTTCGCGATGCTGTTCGGTCGATATCTCCAGGAGATACTCGCCGGTGACGTCTCCACGTACGTCCGGCTCCAGTTCGGGCTTGCCGCGTTCGCGTTCCTTCTCTGGCTCTACGATGGCGTGCCCGTTCTCCGCGAGTTCCTGTCGGGATGTCAGCGGCTCGTGCTCGTTCGGAACGGGTCGGAACGGGACGGATAA